In Candidatus Hydrogenedentota bacterium, the DNA window CCCCCCGGACGCAGCACGCGCCAAAACTCCTTGAACACCCGCGCGGGCGACGGTACGTGCTCGATCACGAACTTGCACACAATTACGTCGAATGCCTCGCTGCGGAACGGCAATGTCTCGAGCGGCGACGCCACGCGATCGCGCACGATCGTGTTCGCGCGCAGCCCCGGTAGGTCCGTGTCGCATCCCACCGTGTGCTTCGCATTCGCAATCGCCGGCAAATCGGGATCGCCGCGCGAACACCCGGCATCCAGCACGATCGATTTGTCCGTGATTACCGCGGACAGCGCCGCGTCGTACGCGCCATTCACGTCGCGAATCCACTGCATCAACAGACGGTACCGCCGCGCGCCAACGCGTTCGGCGATGTCGTCCGGTATCGCAAGCGTGCGCTTATCCGGCGATGGTTTCGGCGAAGATGCGTTCATAATCGTCCGTGATCTGGTCCCAATCGTATTCCGCCTTCACGCGCTCGACGGCAATCTTCCGGTAGCGCGCCACTTCTTCCGGGTTATCCACGAGCCATTGCAGTTTCTCGCGCAAGTCCTCGACTTCGCGCGTGCGAAACGAAACGCCTGCATGCGCGACCGCCTCGACGTTGTACGCGATATCGCTTACCAGCACGCAGTTTCCCGCGCCCATCGCTTCGAGAATCGCAGGGTGCGTCCCTCCCACTTCCATCGCGTTGACATAGACGTAGGCGTTCGCCTGCAACGCCTTGTAGATGTCGCCGTACAATCCGCCGGGGAACTTGATGCGCACGTCC includes these proteins:
- a CDS encoding methyltransferase domain-containing protein; the encoded protein is MNASSPKPSPDKRTLAIPDDIAERVGARRYRLLMQWIRDVNGAYDAALSAVITDKSIVLDAGCSRGDPDLPAIANAKHTVGCDTDLPGLRANTIVRDRVASPLETLPFRSEAFDVIVCKFVIEHVPSPARVFKEFWRVLRPGGVLAVLTPNRLSLFAFVSTAIPHGTKQRLKEWLFGGHPEDTFRTYYRANTPWTLDRLMREAGFARERVEMLAGMWAFFIFNTPLALCVRAIERAQTHVPILRACSTHIMGVWRKPLGAGAC